From the genome of Candidatus Krumholzibacteriia bacterium, one region includes:
- a CDS encoding efflux RND transporter permease subunit, translated as MRIVDFSIKRPVTVTMIFVATVVFGFVALSRLQLRLLPEISYPSLTIQTDYPDAAPAEVENFVTRPLEEAVGVISGLRSVRSVSKPGMSEIILEFTWKTSMQYAALDVRDKIDLVRLPRECKAPVILRYDPSLDPVIRMGVSGSDNLVRLRNLADYSIKKELEALDGVASAKVLGGLEEEIQVELDERRLSSYGIPIATVAARLAQDNVNQSGGRLRDKGSEFLLRTENEFKSVDDIANTIVREDAGRRVILADLGSVTRGHVEREVITRLNGREVVEIAVYKEGDANTVTVADAIKRRVDMMRHQLPDDVKIDVLFDQSRFIKSAINEVRLNAIQGALLSVLILYIFLRDFRSTMIIGLSIPISIMFTFVIMQQLGVSLNLMSLGGLALGVGMLVDNSIVVLESISRHKETSPDRKQATGRGASEVASAVTGATLTTVAVFLPIIFVEGLAGQVFKDQALTVSISLLASLVVSLMLIPMASSLEFKARPLAGAPAGAAKPLPRRRIGRWMRAVTGVLVITVPVFVLKMVRIVSGWLVRGLTFISRPLRGAYGRFYPRLETSYTAALDRALAHRGLFLTGMLTLFGAAILVSPFIGKEVIPQFSQGEFSFAVQMPEGTPLENTDARLARMEEFVDAEPGVESYFTSVGTATRLGSNIKNKDENLGQLNVVMENKGDPVAEERLVNSLRAKFAGIAGADINFARPSYFTFQTPLEVHVFGYDLDELKQFSDELVLRVAEIPGVKDVKSSLEFGNPELDVQFDRVRMSSMGLAVEEVANTVRTKIAGDVPTQFKERDKQIDIRVRTSAWRAQDIDAMRSLVVAERDGTPILLGTIADVEVARGVNQISRVSQQRAAVVSGNVSGRDLGNVADEVTAMLASLSIPQGITVELGGENEELQRSYRSLILALILAVFLVYLVMAAQFESFVHP; from the coding sequence ATGCGCATCGTCGACTTCTCCATCAAGCGCCCCGTCACCGTCACCATGATCTTCGTGGCGACGGTGGTGTTCGGGTTCGTGGCACTCTCGCGCCTGCAGCTGCGGCTGCTGCCCGAGATCTCCTACCCCTCCCTCACCATCCAGACCGACTACCCCGACGCCGCGCCCGCCGAGGTGGAGAACTTCGTCACCCGCCCGCTGGAAGAGGCGGTGGGTGTCATCAGCGGGCTGCGCTCGGTGCGCTCGGTGTCCAAGCCGGGGATGTCCGAGATCATCCTCGAGTTCACCTGGAAGACGTCCATGCAGTACGCGGCCCTCGACGTGCGCGACAAGATCGACCTGGTGCGGCTGCCACGCGAGTGCAAGGCGCCGGTGATCCTGCGCTACGACCCGTCGCTGGACCCGGTGATCCGCATGGGTGTCTCCGGCTCCGACAACCTGGTGCGCCTGCGCAACCTGGCCGACTACAGCATCAAGAAGGAACTGGAGGCGCTGGACGGCGTGGCCAGCGCCAAGGTGCTGGGCGGTCTGGAGGAAGAGATCCAGGTCGAACTGGACGAACGCCGCCTCTCCAGCTACGGCATCCCCATCGCCACCGTGGCCGCGCGCCTCGCCCAGGACAACGTGAACCAGTCCGGCGGCCGCCTGCGCGACAAGGGCAGCGAGTTCCTGCTGCGCACCGAGAACGAATTCAAGAGCGTCGATGATATTGCCAATACAATCGTGCGCGAGGACGCGGGGCGCCGTGTGATCCTGGCCGACCTGGGGTCGGTGACGCGCGGCCACGTGGAGCGCGAGGTCATCACGCGCCTCAACGGCCGGGAAGTGGTGGAGATTGCGGTCTACAAGGAGGGCGACGCCAACACGGTGACGGTGGCGGACGCCATCAAGCGCCGCGTGGACATGATGCGGCACCAGCTGCCGGACGACGTTAAGATCGACGTCCTGTTCGACCAGTCCCGCTTCATCAAGAGCGCCATCAACGAGGTGCGCCTCAACGCCATCCAGGGCGCGCTGCTCTCGGTGCTCATTCTGTACATCTTCCTGCGCGACTTCCGCAGCACCATGATCATCGGGCTCTCTATTCCCATTTCCATCATGTTCACCTTCGTGATCATGCAGCAGCTCGGTGTGTCGCTGAACCTGATGTCTCTGGGCGGGCTCGCGCTGGGGGTGGGCATGCTGGTGGACAACTCCATCGTGGTGCTGGAGAGCATCTCGCGCCACAAGGAGACCAGCCCGGACCGCAAGCAGGCCACCGGCCGCGGCGCCAGCGAGGTTGCCTCCGCGGTCACCGGCGCCACCCTCACCACGGTGGCCGTGTTCCTGCCCATCATCTTCGTCGAGGGGCTGGCGGGCCAGGTGTTCAAGGACCAGGCGCTCACCGTGTCCATCTCGCTGCTGGCGTCACTGGTGGTGTCGCTGATGCTGATTCCCATGGCGTCGTCGCTCGAGTTCAAGGCGCGCCCGCTGGCCGGCGCGCCGGCGGGCGCGGCGAAGCCGCTCCCGCGCCGGCGCATCGGGCGCTGGATGCGGGCGGTGACGGGCGTGCTCGTCATTACGGTGCCGGTGTTCGTCTTGAAGATGGTGCGCATTGTGTCGGGCTGGCTGGTGCGCGGACTGACGTTCATCTCGCGCCCGCTGCGCGGGGCCTACGGGCGCTTCTATCCGCGCCTGGAGACGTCTTACACCGCCGCCCTGGACCGCGCCCTCGCGCACCGCGGGTTGTTCCTCACCGGGATGCTGACGCTGTTCGGGGCGGCCATCCTGGTGTCGCCGTTCATCGGCAAGGAGGTCATCCCGCAGTTCTCGCAGGGCGAGTTCAGCTTTGCGGTGCAGATGCCGGAGGGGACTCCGCTGGAGAACACCGACGCGCGCCTGGCGCGCATGGAGGAGTTCGTGGACGCCGAGCCCGGCGTGGAGTCGTACTTCACCAGCGTGGGGACGGCCACGCGCCTGGGCAGCAACATCAAGAACAAGGACGAGAACCTCGGCCAGCTCAACGTGGTCATGGAGAACAAGGGCGACCCGGTTGCGGAGGAGAGGCTGGTTAACTCTCTGCGCGCGAAGTTCGCGGGGATCGCCGGCGCCGACATCAACTTTGCGCGGCCGTCATACTTCACCTTCCAGACGCCGCTCGAGGTGCACGTCTTCGGTTACGATCTGGACGAGCTCAAGCAGTTCTCCGACGAGCTGGTGCTGCGCGTGGCCGAGATTCCCGGCGTGAAGGACGTCAAGTCGTCGCTCGAGTTCGGCAACCCGGAGCTCGACGTGCAGTTCGACCGCGTGCGCATGTCGTCCATGGGTCTCGCGGTGGAAGAGGTGGCCAACACGGTCCGCACCAAGATCGCTGGTGACGTCCCGACCCAGTTCAAGGAGCGCGACAAGCAGATCGACATCCGCGTGCGCACTAGCGCCTGGCGCGCCCAGGACATCGACGCCATGCGCTCGCTGGTGGTGGCCGAACGCGACGGCACCCCCATCCTGCTGGGGACCATCGCCGACGTGGAGGTGGCGCGGGGCGTCAACCAGATTTCGCGCGTCTCGCAGCAGCGCGCCGCGGTGGTCTCGGGCAACGTGTCCGGGCGCGACCTGGGCAACGTCGCCGACGAGGTCACCGCCATGCTGGCGTCGCTCAGTATCCCGCAGGGAATCACGGTGGAACTGGGCGGCGAGAACGAGGAGCTGCAGCGTTCCTACCGCAGCCTCATCCTGGCGCTCATCCTGGCCGTGTTCCTGGTCTACCTGGTGATGGCGGCGCAGTTCGAGAGCTTCGTGCACCC
- a CDS encoding efflux RND transporter periplasmic adaptor subunit: MKKLSRRSLVILLCSIVAVLVVAVVVVRPRLGGSGSDALASDTTLAGDSTAVAKSGEKKKGDKKGKKDKDKKKQDTRVPVEVTTVSPRSISTYYQTTATLESEKRVDILSKISGEVKQIVVEEGDRVKEGALLCSLDDAEAAVALEQARINRDKQQVELERLEAMHEQNLISDKEYLDVKYQYELAANSYESARVKYEYTQIRAPFDGVVTSRLVDPGENIAMGTRLFVVTDNTPLLLSMYLPEGEARRVHPGQRVFIRPDTDPDAQFVGEILRIAPEVDLRTGTVKVTAQTTGGGVPGSFVRVSILMDTHDGVLAVPRRAVVADAGDHFVYVAAADTVRKAPVDVGYEDETHAEITSGLASGDTVVTAGVGGIREGSKVKLVPPENLAADKNATGDKQ; encoded by the coding sequence ATGAAGAAGCTTTCCCGCCGAAGTCTCGTCATTCTCCTCTGCAGTATTGTGGCCGTGCTGGTGGTTGCCGTGGTGGTGGTTCGCCCGCGCCTGGGTGGCAGCGGCAGCGACGCGCTGGCGTCGGATACGACACTCGCAGGGGATTCCACCGCCGTGGCGAAGTCCGGCGAGAAGAAGAAGGGTGACAAGAAGGGGAAGAAGGACAAGGACAAGAAGAAGCAGGACACGCGCGTCCCGGTGGAGGTCACCACCGTCTCGCCGCGCTCCATCTCCACCTACTACCAGACCACCGCCACCCTCGAGTCCGAGAAGCGCGTGGACATCCTCTCCAAGATCTCCGGCGAGGTGAAGCAAATCGTCGTGGAAGAGGGCGACCGGGTGAAGGAGGGCGCGCTGCTGTGCAGCCTGGACGACGCCGAGGCGGCGGTGGCGCTGGAGCAGGCGCGCATCAACCGCGACAAGCAGCAGGTGGAGCTCGAGCGCCTGGAGGCCATGCACGAGCAGAATCTCATTTCGGACAAGGAATACCTCGACGTCAAGTACCAGTACGAGCTGGCGGCCAACTCCTATGAGTCCGCGCGCGTGAAGTACGAGTACACGCAGATCCGCGCGCCGTTTGACGGCGTGGTCACCAGCCGGCTGGTGGACCCGGGCGAGAACATCGCCATGGGCACGCGGCTGTTCGTGGTGACCGACAACACGCCGCTGTTGCTCTCCATGTATCTGCCCGAGGGTGAGGCGCGCCGCGTCCACCCCGGGCAGCGGGTGTTCATCCGTCCCGACACCGATCCCGATGCGCAGTTCGTCGGCGAAATTCTTCGCATCGCCCCCGAAGTCGACCTGCGCACCGGGACGGTGAAGGTGACGGCGCAGACCACCGGCGGCGGCGTGCCGGGCAGCTTTGTGCGCGTGAGCATTCTCATGGACACCCACGACGGCGTGCTCGCCGTGCCGCGCCGCGCGGTGGTGGCGGATGCGGGCGACCACTTCGTGTACGTGGCCGCGGCGGACACCGTGCGCAAGGCGCCGGTGGACGTGGGCTACGAGGACGAGACCCACGCCGAGATCACCAGCGGTCTCGCCAGCGGCGACACCGTGGTGACGGCCGGGGTGGGTGGCATCCGCGAGGGCAGCAAGGTCAAGCTGGTGCCGCCCGAGAACCTCGCCGCGGACAAGAACGCCACCGGCGACAAGCAGTAG
- a CDS encoding DUF3566 domain-containing protein has translation MNARLKRVDVGSIFKVAFILYAVLGLIAGLFYAFVFAVVGQFGGLLADADFPGLGVLTGALGILAAPVLAVLYGVFGAMVVAVGAALYNLAARWVGGVGLDLEVVERPQVPPSSTPVS, from the coding sequence ATGAACGCCCGTCTCAAGCGCGTCGACGTAGGGTCGATCTTCAAGGTCGCCTTCATCCTCTACGCAGTGCTCGGCCTGATCGCCGGGCTCTTCTACGCGTTCGTTTTTGCCGTTGTCGGACAGTTCGGCGGGTTGCTCGCGGACGCGGATTTCCCCGGGCTGGGGGTGCTGACCGGCGCGCTGGGCATTCTGGCGGCGCCGGTGCTCGCGGTGCTGTACGGGGTGTTCGGCGCGATGGTGGTGGCGGTGGGTGCCGCGCTCTACAATCTCGCCGCGCGCTGGGTGGGCGGCGTCGGTCTCGACCTGGAAGTGGTCGAGCGTCCGCAGGTACCACCGTCTTCGACGCCGGTATCATAA
- the asnB gene encoding asparagine synthase (glutamine-hydrolyzing), with translation MCGITGFVTSDPSLALEGGLRRAVASLEHRGPDDAGCWLDGDGVGLGHRRLSVLDLSDAAHQPMHAGDGRFTITYNGEIYNFADVRRELVARGHAFRGTGDTEVILAAFLEWGPDAVQRFVGMFAIALWDAREQELLLVRDRVGVKPLYYGWDGKTLWFGSEMKALRAYPHWTPELDMTALGEYLQYGYIAAPRSIYRSVRKLEPGCRLRLVRGEQPRVDRYWSVVDPARPPLAGDDAALEAQLEELLVDAFKLRMVSDVPVGVYLSGGIDSSLVTSLLAKHTSARLSTFTIGFDSARHDESGFAAEVAKHVGTDHTGYILTVGEALQIARGWGDLFDEPFGDPSGIPTLLVSRLAREKVKVVLSADGGDELFSGYSVYDDALARIERFANIPAGPASLISAGLDVVNVDGVRSLLGDMGLSPRNRGLITRRIRRSRAILKNHSPAGIYDAAISYWLPEEVAALLGNYQNPRALMDAYPGTPAEQMCQWDFDNYLPEDVLTKVDRTTMAVSLEGREPMLDHRVAEFAFRLPLRLRRGPLGPKHILKRILYRHVPRQLVDRPKQGFTIPLEAWLRGELGDLVQDHLSDERVRAAGIFNPVVVRHRVEDFYAGDGKLTVMLWYLLAFEMWRDAGSGTAGGPEV, from the coding sequence ATGTGTGGAATAACCGGCTTCGTTACCAGTGACCCCTCCCTCGCGCTGGAGGGCGGGCTGCGGCGCGCCGTGGCCAGCCTGGAACACCGTGGCCCCGACGACGCCGGTTGCTGGCTGGACGGTGACGGCGTCGGCCTGGGGCATCGCAGGCTCTCCGTCCTGGATCTATCCGACGCGGCCCATCAGCCCATGCATGCCGGAGACGGGCGCTTCACGATCACCTACAACGGCGAGATCTACAACTTTGCCGACGTGCGCAGGGAACTCGTGGCGCGCGGGCACGCCTTTCGCGGTACCGGCGACACCGAGGTGATACTCGCCGCGTTCCTGGAGTGGGGTCCGGACGCGGTGCAACGGTTCGTTGGCATGTTCGCCATTGCACTGTGGGACGCGCGCGAACAGGAACTGCTGCTGGTGCGCGATCGCGTCGGGGTGAAGCCGCTCTACTACGGATGGGACGGGAAGACGCTGTGGTTCGGCTCCGAGATGAAGGCGCTGCGCGCGTACCCGCACTGGACGCCCGAACTCGACATGACCGCGCTGGGCGAGTACCTGCAGTACGGATACATTGCCGCCCCGCGCAGCATATACAGGTCGGTGCGCAAGCTGGAACCCGGTTGCCGCCTGCGACTGGTGCGCGGCGAACAGCCGCGCGTGGATCGTTACTGGAGCGTGGTGGATCCGGCGCGCCCGCCGCTGGCCGGTGACGACGCGGCGCTCGAGGCGCAACTGGAGGAACTGCTCGTCGACGCCTTCAAGCTGCGCATGGTGTCGGATGTTCCGGTGGGCGTGTATCTCTCCGGCGGCATCGATTCGTCGCTGGTTACGTCGTTGCTCGCAAAGCACACCAGCGCACGGCTGAGCACATTCACCATCGGGTTCGACTCCGCGCGCCACGACGAGTCCGGGTTCGCCGCCGAGGTGGCGAAGCACGTCGGCACCGACCACACCGGCTACATCCTGACCGTGGGGGAGGCGCTGCAGATTGCGCGCGGCTGGGGCGATCTGTTCGACGAACCTTTTGGCGATCCGTCGGGCATTCCCACGCTGCTGGTGTCGCGCCTGGCGCGCGAGAAGGTGAAGGTGGTGCTCTCCGCGGATGGCGGCGACGAGCTGTTCTCCGGGTACAGCGTGTACGACGACGCCCTCGCGCGCATCGAGCGCTTCGCCAATATTCCCGCCGGACCGGCCTCGCTGATCTCGGCCGGGCTGGACGTGGTGAACGTGGACGGGGTGCGCTCCCTGCTGGGGGACATGGGGCTCTCGCCGCGCAATCGCGGTCTCATCACGCGGCGCATCCGGCGCTCGCGCGCGATTCTCAAGAACCATTCGCCGGCGGGCATCTACGACGCCGCCATCTCCTACTGGCTCCCCGAGGAGGTGGCCGCGCTGCTGGGGAACTACCAGAACCCGCGCGCGCTCATGGACGCGTACCCCGGCACGCCGGCGGAACAGATGTGCCAGTGGGATTTCGACAACTACCTGCCCGAGGACGTGCTGACCAAGGTGGACCGCACCACCATGGCGGTGAGTCTCGAGGGCCGCGAACCCATGCTCGACCACCGCGTGGCTGAGTTTGCCTTCCGGCTGCCGCTGCGCCTGCGCCGCGGACCCCTGGGGCCGAAGCACATTCTGAAGCGCATCCTCTACCGCCACGTGCCGCGCCAGCTGGTGGACCGGCCCAAGCAGGGCTTCACCATTCCGCTGGAGGCCTGGTTGCGCGGGGAACTGGGCGACCTGGTGCAGGATCACCTCTCCGACGAGCGCGTGCGCGCGGCGGGCATATTCAACCCGGTGGTGGTGAGGCACCGGGTGGAGGACTTCTACGCCGGGGACGGAAAGCTCACCGTGATGCTCTGGTACCTGCTGGCCTTCGAAATGTGGCGGGACGCGGGGTCGGGGACGGCCGGGGGCCCGGAGGTCTAA
- a CDS encoding glycosyltransferase family 4 protein translates to MKVCIVSPRLTSYYGVTGRVHFGGAEVQAAFVADALRAAGQEVVLVVTDLPNGTSLPLPAENAFYSADGLPGLRFFHPRWSGVMAALERANADVYYQRNAGMITGLVAMHCRRRRRPFVYGAGSDGDFDPRAVTVGGFRDRMLFRYGLNRCAGIVVQNETQRAAAETLGRPVRLIPNGIAPAPPQEAGTRDIIVWIGSLWSVKRPDLLLELARRVPEREFVVLGGDFPSEPEFSARVREEAAKLPNVTMMGRRPHDEVATVLSRAALLVNTSAVEGFPNAYLEAWNQGVPVVTFNDIDGLIREAGVGVVTDSLDGMVAAVRDLVDETARRALGDAARGYIRDRFSPERLGAAYTEYFSSLRQGAASAR, encoded by the coding sequence GTGAAGGTCTGCATCGTATCCCCACGTCTGACCTCCTATTACGGTGTGACCGGGCGCGTGCATTTCGGGGGCGCCGAGGTGCAGGCGGCGTTCGTGGCCGACGCGTTGCGCGCGGCGGGGCAGGAGGTGGTGCTGGTGGTTACCGACCTGCCCAATGGCACGTCGCTGCCGCTTCCCGCCGAGAACGCGTTCTACTCGGCCGACGGCCTTCCCGGGCTGCGCTTCTTCCACCCGCGCTGGAGCGGTGTCATGGCGGCTCTGGAACGCGCGAATGCCGACGTGTACTACCAGCGCAACGCGGGTATGATCACCGGGTTGGTGGCCATGCATTGCCGGCGCCGGCGCCGCCCGTTCGTCTACGGCGCGGGCAGTGACGGCGACTTCGATCCGCGCGCGGTGACCGTCGGCGGATTTCGCGACCGCATGTTGTTCCGGTACGGTCTCAATCGCTGTGCGGGTATCGTTGTGCAGAACGAGACACAGCGCGCGGCCGCGGAGACGCTGGGCAGGCCGGTACGGCTGATTCCCAACGGCATCGCGCCTGCGCCGCCGCAGGAGGCGGGCACGCGCGACATCATCGTGTGGATCGGCTCGCTGTGGTCGGTGAAGCGCCCCGACCTGCTTCTCGAGCTGGCGCGACGCGTACCCGAGCGGGAGTTTGTGGTCCTGGGCGGTGACTTCCCGAGCGAGCCCGAGTTCTCGGCGCGCGTTCGCGAGGAGGCGGCGAAACTTCCCAACGTGACCATGATGGGGCGCCGCCCGCACGACGAGGTGGCCACGGTACTGTCGCGTGCGGCGCTGCTGGTCAACACTTCCGCGGTCGAGGGGTTCCCCAACGCCTACCTCGAGGCGTGGAACCAGGGCGTCCCGGTGGTCACCTTCAACGATATCGACGGCCTCATTCGTGAGGCGGGTGTGGGCGTGGTGACAGACTCACTCGACGGCATGGTGGCGGCGGTGCGGGACCTGGTCGACGAGACGGCGCGGCGTGCGCTGGGCGATGCCGCCCGTGGTTACATCCGGGATCGCTTCTCGCCGGAACGCCTGGGCGCCGCCTACACGGAGTACTTTTCCTCGCTGCGGCAGGGCGCGGCGTCGGCTCGCTGA
- the mnmA gene encoding tRNA 2-thiouridine(34) synthase MnmA, translating into MQGSYLSIDSRPGDGRSVLLAMSGGVDSAVSALALVEAGYRVVGVTMKNYCYGDSATIPERSCCSTDAIDDARGVCQRIGIRHLVVSTEEMFGRQVYDDFLAEYARGRTPNPCVRCNSIVRFDTLVNWAEQMDFEFVATGHYARVFRSHAGRHYVARAAHAAKDQAYFLSAVNPAILDRVLFPLGDREKPSVRGHARDAGLSIAEKPDSQEVCFVSTRSLREFLDGRVPLAAGPIENTRGEVIGEHDGVAAFTVGQRRGLGVSAAKPQYVVALDAERNAVVLGDEENLLRCELECSLAWIDADAVADPSALTAQIRSRHPAEAIAGLSVRGSRARVTFANAQRAVAPGQTIAFFDGDVVVGAGVIEAAGVR; encoded by the coding sequence ATGCAGGGAAGTTATCTATCCATCGATTCGCGCCCCGGTGACGGGCGCAGCGTTCTGCTCGCCATGAGTGGCGGGGTGGACTCCGCCGTGTCCGCGCTGGCGCTGGTGGAGGCCGGCTACCGCGTGGTGGGCGTGACCATGAAGAACTACTGCTACGGCGACAGCGCCACGATTCCCGAGCGGAGCTGCTGCTCCACCGACGCCATCGACGACGCGCGCGGCGTGTGCCAGCGCATCGGCATCCGCCACCTGGTGGTAAGCACCGAGGAGATGTTCGGGCGCCAGGTGTACGACGACTTCCTCGCCGAGTACGCGCGCGGCCGCACCCCCAACCCGTGCGTGCGCTGCAATTCGATTGTCCGTTTCGACACGCTGGTGAACTGGGCGGAACAGATGGATTTCGAGTTCGTCGCCACCGGGCACTACGCGCGCGTGTTCCGCTCCCATGCGGGACGTCACTACGTGGCACGCGCCGCGCACGCCGCCAAGGACCAGGCGTACTTTCTCTCCGCGGTGAATCCCGCCATTCTGGACCGCGTGCTGTTTCCGCTCGGCGACCGCGAGAAACCGTCGGTGCGCGGCCACGCGCGCGACGCGGGCCTGTCCATCGCCGAGAAGCCGGACAGCCAGGAGGTGTGCTTCGTCTCCACACGGTCACTGCGCGAGTTCCTGGACGGCCGCGTGCCGCTGGCCGCGGGGCCCATCGAAAACACGCGCGGCGAGGTCATCGGCGAGCACGACGGCGTTGCCGCCTTCACCGTGGGCCAGCGGCGCGGGCTGGGCGTGTCGGCGGCGAAGCCGCAGTACGTGGTGGCGCTGGACGCCGAGCGCAACGCGGTGGTGCTGGGCGACGAAGAGAATCTGCTGCGTTGCGAACTCGAGTGCAGCCTGGCGTGGATCGACGCCGACGCGGTCGCAGACCCGTCCGCGCTGACCGCGCAGATCCGTTCGCGTCATCCCGCCGAAGCCATCGCCGGGCTGTCCGTGCGGGGGAGCCGTGCGCGTGTGACCTTTGCGAACGCCCAGCGCGCGGTCGCACCCGGCCAGACCATCGCCTTCTTCGACGGCGACGTTGTGGTGGGTGCGGGCGTGATCGAGGCGGCCGGTGTTCGCTGA
- a CDS encoding tetratricopeptide repeat protein, with translation MRAFARVSALTAALCLAAWAGSATAQEVLDKTKDEHGFERQLTTVDMMHQTASQLMTAKQFDKAAEELEKVVQQEPARIAAWQDLGACYRELKNYPRAAEAYAAAHKLEPQRLDLLSNLGHTQILAAEQAAKADQNDAADAQYAGAVVSYDAMLAIDPASYDAAVHLGFLYQKQGKLDKAAEFYEMAVTSNPEDAQSLGSLAQIYAEQKDSAKAIDTFERAIAATTGDTRVRFQSQLGKILINEQQFEKSAAVYTELVAEKPDNASYQYNLGASLKAQKKFKEATPYLEKAIEIKPDFALAYQELAACYNEQGRYGDAINMSKKGLEHTDKKAGLYVAWGEALEKVGSYDEAISVFQRATGDPQWGAYAKAKITRQENLKKRQQAAAGQ, from the coding sequence ATGAGAGCTTTCGCGCGAGTTTCCGCACTAACCGCGGCGTTGTGCCTGGCCGCGTGGGCAGGTTCGGCCACCGCCCAGGAAGTGCTCGACAAGACCAAGGACGAGCACGGGTTCGAGCGGCAGCTCACCACCGTCGACATGATGCACCAGACCGCCTCCCAGCTGATGACGGCGAAGCAGTTCGACAAGGCCGCGGAGGAACTGGAGAAGGTCGTGCAGCAGGAGCCCGCGCGCATCGCCGCGTGGCAGGACCTGGGCGCGTGCTACCGCGAGTTGAAGAACTATCCCCGGGCCGCGGAGGCCTACGCCGCGGCGCACAAGCTGGAGCCGCAGCGCCTGGACCTGCTCTCCAACCTGGGCCACACGCAGATCCTCGCCGCCGAGCAGGCCGCCAAGGCGGATCAGAATGACGCGGCGGACGCCCAGTACGCCGGCGCGGTGGTGTCGTACGACGCCATGCTCGCCATCGACCCGGCCAGTTACGACGCCGCGGTTCACCTGGGCTTCCTCTACCAGAAGCAGGGGAAACTGGACAAGGCGGCCGAGTTCTACGAGATGGCCGTCACCAGCAATCCCGAGGACGCGCAGTCACTGGGCTCGCTGGCGCAGATCTACGCGGAGCAGAAGGACAGCGCCAAGGCCATCGACACCTTCGAGCGTGCCATTGCCGCCACCACCGGCGACACGCGCGTGCGCTTCCAGTCGCAACTGGGCAAGATCCTCATCAACGAGCAGCAGTTCGAGAAGTCGGCGGCGGTGTACACGGAACTCGTTGCGGAGAAGCCCGACAACGCGTCCTACCAGTACAACCTGGGCGCTTCGCTCAAGGCTCAGAAGAAGTTCAAGGAAGCGACGCCCTACCTGGAGAAGGCCATCGAGATCAAGCCGGACTTCGCGCTGGCCTACCAGGAACTGGCGGCGTGCTACAACGAGCAGGGCCGCTACGGCGACGCCATCAACATGTCCAAGAAGGGCCTGGAGCACACCGACAAGAAGGCCGGCCTGTACGTGGCGTGGGGTGAGGCGCTGGAGAAGGTGGGCTCGTACGACGAAGCCATCTCCGTATTCCAGCGTGCCACCGGCGACCCGCAGTGGGGCGCCTACGCCAAGGCCAAGATCACGCGCCAGGAGAATCTCAAGAAGCGCCAGCAGGCGGCGGCGGGACAGTAG
- a CDS encoding tetratricopeptide repeat protein, translated as METKTGSALLAALALAACCALAPGVAGCGKHASTREPAPPPSLADRLGAMTPQAQLDTLRVLTAAQPADARLAFHTGNAWYALAMEVPPEHGAEATAYLDSATTQYLRAITIDPDYSRAFVNMGLAYDAGRKSNEARSAFKRAIAIDPDDVLAYCHLGFLEYTAGNRSEAMDLYQRALQVDPGSPQAHYNLGLAFAEAKIFVEALVEWEQVAKLDPDGELGRTAAENVRIIRQYLAETP; from the coding sequence ATGGAAACGAAAACGGGGAGCGCGCTACTAGCCGCGCTGGCGCTGGCCGCGTGTTGCGCGCTGGCGCCGGGAGTGGCCGGCTGCGGCAAGCACGCCTCCACGCGCGAGCCCGCTCCGCCGCCGTCGCTTGCCGACCGGCTGGGAGCGATGACGCCGCAGGCGCAGCTCGACACCCTGCGTGTTCTGACCGCCGCGCAACCCGCCGACGCCCGGCTGGCCTTTCATACCGGCAACGCCTGGTATGCGCTGGCCATGGAGGTTCCACCCGAGCACGGCGCCGAAGCGACCGCGTACCTCGATTCCGCCACCACGCAGTACCTGCGCGCCATCACCATCGATCCCGATTACTCGCGCGCCTTCGTCAACATGGGGCTCGCCTACGACGCCGGCCGCAAGAGCAACGAGGCGCGCAGCGCCTTCAAGCGTGCCATCGCCATCGACCCCGACGACGTCCTCGCGTACTGCCACCTCGGGTTTCTCGAGTACACCGCGGGCAACAGGTCCGAGGCCATGGACCTCTACCAGCGTGCGCTGCAGGTCGACCCCGGGAGCCCGCAGGCGCACTACAACCTGGGCCTCGCGTTCGCGGAGGCGAAGATCTTCGTCGAGGCGCTCGTCGAATGGGAGCAGGTGGCGAAACTGGACCCGGACGGCGAACTGGGCCGTACCGCCGCGGAGAACGTGCGCATCATCCGCCAGTACCTGGCCGAAACACCGTAA
- a CDS encoding biopolymer transporter ExbD: protein MELRRARKRSVIINLTSLIDVLFLLLIFFIVSTTFVSQPAISLQLPEARNAEAVRQSPIVVYMDESGAVFVNDEPIEPALLEQALINRLADQDEKAVVLKADSRVSHGAVIHVLDLIKGAGVKKLTVATEPEK from the coding sequence ATGGAACTTCGACGCGCGAGAAAACGATCGGTCATCATCAACCTCACGTCGCTCATCGACGTGCTGTTCCTGCTGCTCATCTTCTTCATCGTGTCCACCACCTTCGTGAGCCAGCCGGCCATCAGCCTGCAGCTCCCCGAGGCCCGCAACGCGGAGGCGGTGCGCCAGAGCCCGATCGTGGTGTACATGGACGAGTCGGGGGCGGTGTTCGTGAACGACGAGCCCATCGAACCCGCGTTGCTGGAACAGGCGCTCATCAACCGCCTGGCGGACCAGGACGAGAAGGCGGTCGTGCTCAAGGCGGACTCGCGGGTGTCGCACGGAGCGGTGATTCACGTGCTGGATCTCATCAAGGGTGCGGGCGTGAAGAAGCTCACCGTGGCCACGGAGCCAGAGAAGTGA